A single window of Lagopus muta isolate bLagMut1 chromosome 23, bLagMut1 primary, whole genome shotgun sequence DNA harbors:
- the SRRM1 gene encoding serine/arginine repetitive matrix protein 1 isoform X2, with translation MDAGFFRGTSAEQDNRFSNKQKKLLKQLKFAECLEKKVDMSKVNLEVIKPWITKRVTEILGFEDDVVIEFIFNQLEVKNPDSKMMQINLTGFLNGKNAREFMGELWPLLLSAQENIAGIPTAFLELKKEEIKQRQIEQEKLASMKKQDEDKEKRDKEDKDNREKRDRSRSPRRRKSRSPSPRRRSSPVRRERKRSHSRSPHHRTKSRSATPAPEKKEATPEPEPSVKPKETVVQEATSNSDIPKAPKSEPPVPETKEISPERNSKKEREKEKEKTRQRSPTRSKSRSRSRSRSPSHSRPRRRHRSRSRRRPSPRRRPSPRRRTPPRRMPPPPRHRRSRSPVRRRRRSSASLSGSSSSSSSSRSRSPPKKPPKRPVSSPPRKTRRLSPSASPPRRRHRPSPPPSPPPKPRRSPTPQQSNRARKSRGSVSPGRASAPKHKSTEKRESPSPAPKPRKAELSESEEDKGGKMAAADSVQQRRQYRRQNQQSSSDSGSSSSSEEERPKRSNVKNGEVGRRRRHSHSRSPSPSPRKRQKEPSPRRRRRSPSPPPARRRRSPSPPPPPRRRRSPSLPRRRSPSPPPRRRSPSPRRYSPPIQRRYSPSPPPKRRTASPPPPPKRRASPSPQSKRRVSHSPPPKQRSSPAAKRRSPSISSKHRKGSPSSRSNRETRSPPQNKRHSPSPRPRASHTSSSPPPLRRGASASPQRRQSPSPSTRPIRRVSRTPEPKKTKASTPSPRSARRVSSSRSASGSPEPAPKKHQGPPSPARSRSPSANWSPAKKTKSPTQSPSPARNSDQEGGGKKKKKKKDKKHKKDKKHKKHKKHKKEKAAVAAAAAAVAAADTTSAQEEQEAETEPKKETESEPEDNLDDLEKHLREKALRSMRKAQVSPPS, from the exons ATGGACGCGGGGTTCTTCCGC GGAACAagtgcagagcaggacaatCGCTTCAGCAATAAGCAGAAGAAACTGTTGAAGCAGTTGAAATTTGCAGAATGCTTAGAAAAGAAG GTGGACATGAGCAAAGTAAATCTGGAAGTAATCAAACCATGGATAACAAAACGAGTAACAGAAATCCTTGGGTTTGAAGATGATGTAGTAATTGAATTTATATTCAACCAGTTGGAAGTGAAG AATCCAGATTCCAAAATGATGCAAATCAACCTGACTGGTTTTTTGAATGGGAAAAATGCTAGGGAGTTCATGGGCGAACTGTGGCCACTGCTGTTAAGTGCGCAAGAAAACATTGCTGGTATTCCAACTGCTTTTCTGgaactgaagaaagaagaaattaaacagcGGCAG ATAGAGCAAGAGAAACTGGCTTCTATGAAGAAACAAGATGAGGACAAGGAGAAGAGGGATAAGGAAGACAAagacaacagagaaaaaagagacagaTCCAGGAGTCCAAGaag ACGCAAGTCGAGGTCTCCTTCCCCCAGGAGGAGATCATCGCCCGTCAGGCGGGAGCGGAAGCGCAGCCATTCTCGCTCCCCTCATCACAGAACCAAGAGCCGCAGTGCTACGCCTGCACCAGAAAAGAAGGAGGCAACTCCTGAGCCAGAGCCCTCTGTGAAACCAAAGGAGACTGTTGTTCAAGAGGCAACTTCAAACAG tgATATCCCAAAAGCTCCAAAATCTGAACCTCCTGTAccagagacaaaagaaatttCACCAGAACGTAATTcaaagaaggagagagaaaaggagaaagagaaaactcGTCAGAGGTCCCCAACTCGCTCTAAATCAAGGTCAAGGTCTCGGTCACGTTCTCCATCTCATTCTCGACCAAGAAGGCGTCACAGATCACGATCAAG AAGGCGACCAAGCCCGAGACGACGGCCGTCCCCGAGGAGGAGGACTCCTCCAAGGCGAATGCCTCCCCCACCCAGGCACAGAAGAAGCAGGTCACCAGTGAGGCG GAGGAGACGCTCATCAGCATCTTTATCTGGCAGtagctcttcctcctcctcctcacgtTCCCGATCTCCACCAAAGAAGCCACCTAAAAGGCCTGTGTCCAGCCCTCCTCGTAAAACACGGCGGCTGTCTCCTTCTGCCAGCCCCCCGAGGCGGAGGCACAGACCTTCCCCACCACCAAGTCCACCTCCCAAACCACGCAGGTCTCCAACACCTCAGCAGTCAAATCGTGCAAGGAAAAGCCGTGGCTCTGTTTCACCTGGCAGGGCGTCAG CACCCAAGCATAAGAGTACTGAAAAAAGAGAATCTCCTTCACCAGCACCAAAACCAAGGAAGGCTGAGCTGTCTGAGTCAG AAGAAGATAAGGGAGGTAAAATGGCTGCAGCAGATTCTGTGCAACAGAGACGTCAGTACAGAAGGCAGAATCAACAGTCTTCATCTG ATTCTGGCTCCTCATCTTCATCTGAAGAGGAAAGACCCAAGAGATCCAACGTGAAGAACGGGGAGGTCGGTCGGCGCCGCCGCCATTCCCACTCACGCagcccatctccatccccacgAAAACGACAGAAGGAGCCTTCCCCTCG taggaggaggaggagcccaTCCCCCCCACCTGCCCGGCGACGGCGTTCtccttccccacccccccctcccAGGCGAAGGCGTTCGCCCTCCTTGCCCCGCCGAAG gTCTCCATCACCGCCCCCACGCAGGCGCTCACCCTCCCCCCGGAGGTACTCCCCCCCGATACAAAGGCGATattctccttctccacctccaaagagaagaacagcttctcctcctcctccacccaAACGACGAGCGTCGCCTTCTCCGCAGTCAAAGCGCAGAGTCTCCCATTCACCACCCCCAAAACAGAGGAGCTCTCCAGCTGCTAAGAGGCGCTCGCCATCGATATCTTCCAAGCACCGGAAGGGTTCTCCTTCCAGTAGGTCCAATAGAGAAACACGTTCTCcaccacaaaacaaaaggcattcACCTTCTCCAAGGCCTAGAGCTTCTCATACCTCTTCAAGCCCGCCGCCGCTGCGAAGGGGAGCGTCAGCATCACCCCAGAGAAGACAGTCTCCATCTCCAAGCACCAGACCTATCAGGAGGGTGTCGAGAACACCAGAACCGAAGAAGACAAA GGCTTCCACCCCAAGTCCACGCTCTGCCAGGCGGGTGTCGTCATCACGGTCTGCATCAGGATCGCCTGAGCCAGCTCCAAAAAAGCACCAAGggcctccatctcctgctcgCTCTCGTTCCCCTTCTGCCAACTGGTCACCTGCAAAAAAGACTAAAAGTCCAACTCAGAGCCCATCGCCTGCAAGG AATTCAGATCAAGAAGGGGGcggaaaaaagaagaagaaaaagaaggataaGAAGcataaaaaggataaaaagcacaagaaacacaaaaagcataagaaggaaaaggctgcagtggctgcagcagctgctgctgtggctgcagcagatACCACCTCAGCACAGGaagagcaggaagcagagaCAGAACCCAAAAAG gAGACAGAAAGTGAACCAGAGGACAACCTTGATGATCTAGAAAAGCACCTGCGAGAGAAGGCGCTGAGGTCGATGAGGAAGGCACAGGTGTCCCCCCCATCTTAG
- the SRRM1 gene encoding serine/arginine repetitive matrix protein 1 isoform X3, translating to MDAGFFRGTSAEQDNRFSNKQKKLLKQLKFAECLEKKVDMSKVNLEVIKPWITKRVTEILGFEDDVVIEFIFNQLEVKNPDSKMMQINLTGFLNGKNAREFMGELWPLLLSAQENIAGIPTAFLELKKEEIKQRQIEQEKLASMKKQDEDKEKRDKEDKDNREKRDRSRSPRRRKSRSPSPRRRSSPVRRERKRSHSRSPHHRTKSRSATPAPEKKEATPEPEPSVKPKETVVQEATSNSDIPKAPKSEPPVPETKEISPERNSKKEREKEKEKTRQRSPTRSKSRSRSRSRSPSHSRPRRRHRSRSRRRPSPRRRPSPRRRTPPRRMPPPPRHRRSRSPVRRRRRSSASLSGSSSSSSSSRSRSPPKKPPKRPVSSPPRKTRRLSPSASPPRRRHRPSPPPSPPPKPRRSPTPQQSNRARKSRGSVSPGRASAPKHKSTEKRESPSPAPKPRKAELSESEEDKGGKMAAADSVQQRRQYRRQNQQSSSDSGSSSSSEEERPKRSNVKNGEVGRRRRHSHSRSPSPSPRKRQKEPSPRRRRSPSPPPARRRRSPSPPPPPRRRRSPSLPRRRSPSPPPRRRSPSPRRYSPPIQRRYSPSPPPKRRTASPPPPPKRRASPSPQSKRRVSHSPPPKQRSSPAAKRRSPSISSKHRKGSPSSRSNRETRSPPQNKRHSPSPRPRASHTSSSPPPLRRGASASPQRRQSPSPSTRPIRRVSRTPEPKKTKASTPSPRSARRVSSSRSASGSPEPAPKKHQGPPSPARSRSPSANWSPAKKTKSPTQSPSPARNSDQEGGGKKKKKKKDKKHKKDKKHKKHKKHKKEKAAVAAAAAAVAAADTTSAQEEQEAETEPKKETESEPEDNLDDLEKHLREKALRSMRKAQVSPPS from the exons ATGGACGCGGGGTTCTTCCGC GGAACAagtgcagagcaggacaatCGCTTCAGCAATAAGCAGAAGAAACTGTTGAAGCAGTTGAAATTTGCAGAATGCTTAGAAAAGAAG GTGGACATGAGCAAAGTAAATCTGGAAGTAATCAAACCATGGATAACAAAACGAGTAACAGAAATCCTTGGGTTTGAAGATGATGTAGTAATTGAATTTATATTCAACCAGTTGGAAGTGAAG AATCCAGATTCCAAAATGATGCAAATCAACCTGACTGGTTTTTTGAATGGGAAAAATGCTAGGGAGTTCATGGGCGAACTGTGGCCACTGCTGTTAAGTGCGCAAGAAAACATTGCTGGTATTCCAACTGCTTTTCTGgaactgaagaaagaagaaattaaacagcGGCAG ATAGAGCAAGAGAAACTGGCTTCTATGAAGAAACAAGATGAGGACAAGGAGAAGAGGGATAAGGAAGACAAagacaacagagaaaaaagagacagaTCCAGGAGTCCAAGaag ACGCAAGTCGAGGTCTCCTTCCCCCAGGAGGAGATCATCGCCCGTCAGGCGGGAGCGGAAGCGCAGCCATTCTCGCTCCCCTCATCACAGAACCAAGAGCCGCAGTGCTACGCCTGCACCAGAAAAGAAGGAGGCAACTCCTGAGCCAGAGCCCTCTGTGAAACCAAAGGAGACTGTTGTTCAAGAGGCAACTTCAAACAG tgATATCCCAAAAGCTCCAAAATCTGAACCTCCTGTAccagagacaaaagaaatttCACCAGAACGTAATTcaaagaaggagagagaaaaggagaaagagaaaactcGTCAGAGGTCCCCAACTCGCTCTAAATCAAGGTCAAGGTCTCGGTCACGTTCTCCATCTCATTCTCGACCAAGAAGGCGTCACAGATCACGATCAAG AAGGCGACCAAGCCCGAGACGACGGCCGTCCCCGAGGAGGAGGACTCCTCCAAGGCGAATGCCTCCCCCACCCAGGCACAGAAGAAGCAGGTCACCAGTGAGGCG GAGGAGACGCTCATCAGCATCTTTATCTGGCAGtagctcttcctcctcctcctcacgtTCCCGATCTCCACCAAAGAAGCCACCTAAAAGGCCTGTGTCCAGCCCTCCTCGTAAAACACGGCGGCTGTCTCCTTCTGCCAGCCCCCCGAGGCGGAGGCACAGACCTTCCCCACCACCAAGTCCACCTCCCAAACCACGCAGGTCTCCAACACCTCAGCAGTCAAATCGTGCAAGGAAAAGCCGTGGCTCTGTTTCACCTGGCAGGGCGTCAG CACCCAAGCATAAGAGTACTGAAAAAAGAGAATCTCCTTCACCAGCACCAAAACCAAGGAAGGCTGAGCTGTCTGAGTCAG AAGAAGATAAGGGAGGTAAAATGGCTGCAGCAGATTCTGTGCAACAGAGACGTCAGTACAGAAGGCAGAATCAACAGTCTTCATCTG ATTCTGGCTCCTCATCTTCATCTGAAGAGGAAAGACCCAAGAGATCCAACGTGAAGAACGGGGAGGTCGGTCGGCGCCGCCGCCATTCCCACTCACGCagcccatctccatccccacgAAAACGACAGAAGGAGCCTTCCCCTCG gaggaggaggagcccaTCCCCCCCACCTGCCCGGCGACGGCGTTCtccttccccacccccccctcccAGGCGAAGGCGTTCGCCCTCCTTGCCCCGCCGAAG gTCTCCATCACCGCCCCCACGCAGGCGCTCACCCTCCCCCCGGAGGTACTCCCCCCCGATACAAAGGCGATattctccttctccacctccaaagagaagaacagcttctcctcctcctccacccaAACGACGAGCGTCGCCTTCTCCGCAGTCAAAGCGCAGAGTCTCCCATTCACCACCCCCAAAACAGAGGAGCTCTCCAGCTGCTAAGAGGCGCTCGCCATCGATATCTTCCAAGCACCGGAAGGGTTCTCCTTCCAGTAGGTCCAATAGAGAAACACGTTCTCcaccacaaaacaaaaggcattcACCTTCTCCAAGGCCTAGAGCTTCTCATACCTCTTCAAGCCCGCCGCCGCTGCGAAGGGGAGCGTCAGCATCACCCCAGAGAAGACAGTCTCCATCTCCAAGCACCAGACCTATCAGGAGGGTGTCGAGAACACCAGAACCGAAGAAGACAAA GGCTTCCACCCCAAGTCCACGCTCTGCCAGGCGGGTGTCGTCATCACGGTCTGCATCAGGATCGCCTGAGCCAGCTCCAAAAAAGCACCAAGggcctccatctcctgctcgCTCTCGTTCCCCTTCTGCCAACTGGTCACCTGCAAAAAAGACTAAAAGTCCAACTCAGAGCCCATCGCCTGCAAGG AATTCAGATCAAGAAGGGGGcggaaaaaagaagaagaaaaagaaggataaGAAGcataaaaaggataaaaagcacaagaaacacaaaaagcataagaaggaaaaggctgcagtggctgcagcagctgctgctgtggctgcagcagatACCACCTCAGCACAGGaagagcaggaagcagagaCAGAACCCAAAAAG gAGACAGAAAGTGAACCAGAGGACAACCTTGATGATCTAGAAAAGCACCTGCGAGAGAAGGCGCTGAGGTCGATGAGGAAGGCACAGGTGTCCCCCCCATCTTAG
- the SRRM1 gene encoding serine/arginine repetitive matrix protein 1 isoform X1, with product MDAGFFRGTSAEQDNRFSNKQKKLLKQLKFAECLEKKVDMSKVNLEVIKPWITKRVTEILGFEDDVVIEFIFNQLEVKNPDSKMMQINLTGFLNGKNAREFMGELWPLLLSAQENIAGIPTAFLELKKEEIKQRQIEQEKLASMKKQDEDKEKRDKEDKDNREKRDRSRSPRRRKSRSPSPRRRSSPVRRERKRSHSRSPHHRTKSRSATPAPEKKEATPEPEPSVKPKETVVQEATSNSDIPKAPKSEPPVPETKEISPERNSKKEREKEKEKTRQRSPTRSKSRSRSRSRSPSHSRPRRRHRSRSRRRPSPRRRPSPRRRTPPRRMPPPPRHRRSRSPVRRRRRSSASLSGSSSSSSSSRSRSPPKKPPKRPVSSPPRKTRRLSPSASPPRRRHRPSPPPSPPPKPRRSPTPQQSNRARKSRGSVSPGRASAPKHKSTEKRESPSPAPKPRKAELSESEEDKGGKMAAADSVQQRRQYRRQNQQSSSDSGSSSSSEEERPKRSNVKNGEVGRRRRHSHSRSPSPSPRKRQKEPSPRMQMEKRWQSPVMKSRRRRSPSPPPARRRRSPSPPPPPRRRRSPSLPRRRSPSPPPRRRSPSPRRYSPPIQRRYSPSPPPKRRTASPPPPPKRRASPSPQSKRRVSHSPPPKQRSSPAAKRRSPSISSKHRKGSPSSRSNRETRSPPQNKRHSPSPRPRASHTSSSPPPLRRGASASPQRRQSPSPSTRPIRRVSRTPEPKKTKASTPSPRSARRVSSSRSASGSPEPAPKKHQGPPSPARSRSPSANWSPAKKTKSPTQSPSPARNSDQEGGGKKKKKKKDKKHKKDKKHKKHKKHKKEKAAVAAAAAAVAAADTTSAQEEQEAETEPKKETESEPEDNLDDLEKHLREKALRSMRKAQVSPPS from the exons ATGGACGCGGGGTTCTTCCGC GGAACAagtgcagagcaggacaatCGCTTCAGCAATAAGCAGAAGAAACTGTTGAAGCAGTTGAAATTTGCAGAATGCTTAGAAAAGAAG GTGGACATGAGCAAAGTAAATCTGGAAGTAATCAAACCATGGATAACAAAACGAGTAACAGAAATCCTTGGGTTTGAAGATGATGTAGTAATTGAATTTATATTCAACCAGTTGGAAGTGAAG AATCCAGATTCCAAAATGATGCAAATCAACCTGACTGGTTTTTTGAATGGGAAAAATGCTAGGGAGTTCATGGGCGAACTGTGGCCACTGCTGTTAAGTGCGCAAGAAAACATTGCTGGTATTCCAACTGCTTTTCTGgaactgaagaaagaagaaattaaacagcGGCAG ATAGAGCAAGAGAAACTGGCTTCTATGAAGAAACAAGATGAGGACAAGGAGAAGAGGGATAAGGAAGACAAagacaacagagaaaaaagagacagaTCCAGGAGTCCAAGaag ACGCAAGTCGAGGTCTCCTTCCCCCAGGAGGAGATCATCGCCCGTCAGGCGGGAGCGGAAGCGCAGCCATTCTCGCTCCCCTCATCACAGAACCAAGAGCCGCAGTGCTACGCCTGCACCAGAAAAGAAGGAGGCAACTCCTGAGCCAGAGCCCTCTGTGAAACCAAAGGAGACTGTTGTTCAAGAGGCAACTTCAAACAG tgATATCCCAAAAGCTCCAAAATCTGAACCTCCTGTAccagagacaaaagaaatttCACCAGAACGTAATTcaaagaaggagagagaaaaggagaaagagaaaactcGTCAGAGGTCCCCAACTCGCTCTAAATCAAGGTCAAGGTCTCGGTCACGTTCTCCATCTCATTCTCGACCAAGAAGGCGTCACAGATCACGATCAAG AAGGCGACCAAGCCCGAGACGACGGCCGTCCCCGAGGAGGAGGACTCCTCCAAGGCGAATGCCTCCCCCACCCAGGCACAGAAGAAGCAGGTCACCAGTGAGGCG GAGGAGACGCTCATCAGCATCTTTATCTGGCAGtagctcttcctcctcctcctcacgtTCCCGATCTCCACCAAAGAAGCCACCTAAAAGGCCTGTGTCCAGCCCTCCTCGTAAAACACGGCGGCTGTCTCCTTCTGCCAGCCCCCCGAGGCGGAGGCACAGACCTTCCCCACCACCAAGTCCACCTCCCAAACCACGCAGGTCTCCAACACCTCAGCAGTCAAATCGTGCAAGGAAAAGCCGTGGCTCTGTTTCACCTGGCAGGGCGTCAG CACCCAAGCATAAGAGTACTGAAAAAAGAGAATCTCCTTCACCAGCACCAAAACCAAGGAAGGCTGAGCTGTCTGAGTCAG AAGAAGATAAGGGAGGTAAAATGGCTGCAGCAGATTCTGTGCAACAGAGACGTCAGTACAGAAGGCAGAATCAACAGTCTTCATCTG ATTCTGGCTCCTCATCTTCATCTGAAGAGGAAAGACCCAAGAGATCCAACGTGAAGAACGGGGAGGTCGGTCGGCGCCGCCGCCATTCCCACTCACGCagcccatctccatccccacgAAAACGACAGAAGGAGCCTTCCCCTCG GATGCAGATGGAAAAGAGGTGGCAATCACCAGTGATGAAAAG taggaggaggaggagcccaTCCCCCCCACCTGCCCGGCGACGGCGTTCtccttccccacccccccctcccAGGCGAAGGCGTTCGCCCTCCTTGCCCCGCCGAAG gTCTCCATCACCGCCCCCACGCAGGCGCTCACCCTCCCCCCGGAGGTACTCCCCCCCGATACAAAGGCGATattctccttctccacctccaaagagaagaacagcttctcctcctcctccacccaAACGACGAGCGTCGCCTTCTCCGCAGTCAAAGCGCAGAGTCTCCCATTCACCACCCCCAAAACAGAGGAGCTCTCCAGCTGCTAAGAGGCGCTCGCCATCGATATCTTCCAAGCACCGGAAGGGTTCTCCTTCCAGTAGGTCCAATAGAGAAACACGTTCTCcaccacaaaacaaaaggcattcACCTTCTCCAAGGCCTAGAGCTTCTCATACCTCTTCAAGCCCGCCGCCGCTGCGAAGGGGAGCGTCAGCATCACCCCAGAGAAGACAGTCTCCATCTCCAAGCACCAGACCTATCAGGAGGGTGTCGAGAACACCAGAACCGAAGAAGACAAA GGCTTCCACCCCAAGTCCACGCTCTGCCAGGCGGGTGTCGTCATCACGGTCTGCATCAGGATCGCCTGAGCCAGCTCCAAAAAAGCACCAAGggcctccatctcctgctcgCTCTCGTTCCCCTTCTGCCAACTGGTCACCTGCAAAAAAGACTAAAAGTCCAACTCAGAGCCCATCGCCTGCAAGG AATTCAGATCAAGAAGGGGGcggaaaaaagaagaagaaaaagaaggataaGAAGcataaaaaggataaaaagcacaagaaacacaaaaagcataagaaggaaaaggctgcagtggctgcagcagctgctgctgtggctgcagcagatACCACCTCAGCACAGGaagagcaggaagcagagaCAGAACCCAAAAAG gAGACAGAAAGTGAACCAGAGGACAACCTTGATGATCTAGAAAAGCACCTGCGAGAGAAGGCGCTGAGGTCGATGAGGAAGGCACAGGTGTCCCCCCCATCTTAG
- the SRRM1 gene encoding serine/arginine repetitive matrix protein 1 isoform X4 yields the protein MMQINLTGFLNGKNAREFMGELWPLLLSAQENIAGIPTAFLELKKEEIKQRQIEQEKLASMKKQDEDKEKRDKEDKDNREKRDRSRSPRRRKSRSPSPRRRSSPVRRERKRSHSRSPHHRTKSRSATPAPEKKEATPEPEPSVKPKETVVQEATSNSDIPKAPKSEPPVPETKEISPERNSKKEREKEKEKTRQRSPTRSKSRSRSRSRSPSHSRPRRRHRSRSRRRPSPRRRPSPRRRTPPRRMPPPPRHRRSRSPVRRRRRSSASLSGSSSSSSSSRSRSPPKKPPKRPVSSPPRKTRRLSPSASPPRRRHRPSPPPSPPPKPRRSPTPQQSNRARKSRGSVSPGRASAPKHKSTEKRESPSPAPKPRKAELSESEEDKGGKMAAADSVQQRRQYRRQNQQSSSDSGSSSSSEEERPKRSNVKNGEVGRRRRHSHSRSPSPSPRKRQKEPSPRMQMEKRWQSPVMKSRRRRSPSPPPARRRRSPSPPPPPRRRRSPSLPRRRSPSPPPRRRSPSPRRYSPPIQRRYSPSPPPKRRTASPPPPPKRRASPSPQSKRRVSHSPPPKQRSSPAAKRRSPSISSKHRKGSPSSRSNRETRSPPQNKRHSPSPRPRASHTSSSPPPLRRGASASPQRRQSPSPSTRPIRRVSRTPEPKKTKASTPSPRSARRVSSSRSASGSPEPAPKKHQGPPSPARSRSPSANWSPAKKTKSPTQSPSPARNSDQEGGGKKKKKKKDKKHKKDKKHKKHKKHKKEKAAVAAAAAAVAAADTTSAQEEQEAETEPKKETESEPEDNLDDLEKHLREKALRSMRKAQVSPPS from the exons ATGATGCAAATCAACCTGACTGGTTTTTTGAATGGGAAAAATGCTAGGGAGTTCATGGGCGAACTGTGGCCACTGCTGTTAAGTGCGCAAGAAAACATTGCTGGTATTCCAACTGCTTTTCTGgaactgaagaaagaagaaattaaacagcGGCAG ATAGAGCAAGAGAAACTGGCTTCTATGAAGAAACAAGATGAGGACAAGGAGAAGAGGGATAAGGAAGACAAagacaacagagaaaaaagagacagaTCCAGGAGTCCAAGaag ACGCAAGTCGAGGTCTCCTTCCCCCAGGAGGAGATCATCGCCCGTCAGGCGGGAGCGGAAGCGCAGCCATTCTCGCTCCCCTCATCACAGAACCAAGAGCCGCAGTGCTACGCCTGCACCAGAAAAGAAGGAGGCAACTCCTGAGCCAGAGCCCTCTGTGAAACCAAAGGAGACTGTTGTTCAAGAGGCAACTTCAAACAG tgATATCCCAAAAGCTCCAAAATCTGAACCTCCTGTAccagagacaaaagaaatttCACCAGAACGTAATTcaaagaaggagagagaaaaggagaaagagaaaactcGTCAGAGGTCCCCAACTCGCTCTAAATCAAGGTCAAGGTCTCGGTCACGTTCTCCATCTCATTCTCGACCAAGAAGGCGTCACAGATCACGATCAAG AAGGCGACCAAGCCCGAGACGACGGCCGTCCCCGAGGAGGAGGACTCCTCCAAGGCGAATGCCTCCCCCACCCAGGCACAGAAGAAGCAGGTCACCAGTGAGGCG GAGGAGACGCTCATCAGCATCTTTATCTGGCAGtagctcttcctcctcctcctcacgtTCCCGATCTCCACCAAAGAAGCCACCTAAAAGGCCTGTGTCCAGCCCTCCTCGTAAAACACGGCGGCTGTCTCCTTCTGCCAGCCCCCCGAGGCGGAGGCACAGACCTTCCCCACCACCAAGTCCACCTCCCAAACCACGCAGGTCTCCAACACCTCAGCAGTCAAATCGTGCAAGGAAAAGCCGTGGCTCTGTTTCACCTGGCAGGGCGTCAG CACCCAAGCATAAGAGTACTGAAAAAAGAGAATCTCCTTCACCAGCACCAAAACCAAGGAAGGCTGAGCTGTCTGAGTCAG AAGAAGATAAGGGAGGTAAAATGGCTGCAGCAGATTCTGTGCAACAGAGACGTCAGTACAGAAGGCAGAATCAACAGTCTTCATCTG ATTCTGGCTCCTCATCTTCATCTGAAGAGGAAAGACCCAAGAGATCCAACGTGAAGAACGGGGAGGTCGGTCGGCGCCGCCGCCATTCCCACTCACGCagcccatctccatccccacgAAAACGACAGAAGGAGCCTTCCCCTCG GATGCAGATGGAAAAGAGGTGGCAATCACCAGTGATGAAAAG taggaggaggaggagcccaTCCCCCCCACCTGCCCGGCGACGGCGTTCtccttccccacccccccctcccAGGCGAAGGCGTTCGCCCTCCTTGCCCCGCCGAAG gTCTCCATCACCGCCCCCACGCAGGCGCTCACCCTCCCCCCGGAGGTACTCCCCCCCGATACAAAGGCGATattctccttctccacctccaaagagaagaacagcttctcctcctcctccacccaAACGACGAGCGTCGCCTTCTCCGCAGTCAAAGCGCAGAGTCTCCCATTCACCACCCCCAAAACAGAGGAGCTCTCCAGCTGCTAAGAGGCGCTCGCCATCGATATCTTCCAAGCACCGGAAGGGTTCTCCTTCCAGTAGGTCCAATAGAGAAACACGTTCTCcaccacaaaacaaaaggcattcACCTTCTCCAAGGCCTAGAGCTTCTCATACCTCTTCAAGCCCGCCGCCGCTGCGAAGGGGAGCGTCAGCATCACCCCAGAGAAGACAGTCTCCATCTCCAAGCACCAGACCTATCAGGAGGGTGTCGAGAACACCAGAACCGAAGAAGACAAA GGCTTCCACCCCAAGTCCACGCTCTGCCAGGCGGGTGTCGTCATCACGGTCTGCATCAGGATCGCCTGAGCCAGCTCCAAAAAAGCACCAAGggcctccatctcctgctcgCTCTCGTTCCCCTTCTGCCAACTGGTCACCTGCAAAAAAGACTAAAAGTCCAACTCAGAGCCCATCGCCTGCAAGG AATTCAGATCAAGAAGGGGGcggaaaaaagaagaagaaaaagaaggataaGAAGcataaaaaggataaaaagcacaagaaacacaaaaagcataagaaggaaaaggctgcagtggctgcagcagctgctgctgtggctgcagcagatACCACCTCAGCACAGGaagagcaggaagcagagaCAGAACCCAAAAAG gAGACAGAAAGTGAACCAGAGGACAACCTTGATGATCTAGAAAAGCACCTGCGAGAGAAGGCGCTGAGGTCGATGAGGAAGGCACAGGTGTCCCCCCCATCTTAG